One window from the genome of Marinobacter sp. ANT_B65 encodes:
- a CDS encoding NAD+ synthase, translating into MSVSGRTLLSNASHRKLRIVMAQIDFLVGDIPGNTGLVIDAAERACSGLQADIVVFPELCITGYPPEDLLLRPSMDLRVSEALERLQAADIGAAIVIGAPLRVDGLLYNAAVVIENGQVTGRYFKRFPPNYQVFDEKRYFSDGKAAAVVEICGVPVGLTVCEDIWSDGPVEDSASAGARLIINLNASPYDIGKQERRKALLERKSRENRVSIVYVNLVGAQDELVFDGGSMVYDHSGTLAVEAPQFKDGLFPVDFLCDHHCQPASQLLPDTPSLEANVYNALVTGVRDYVNKNGFKSVVLGLSGGIDSAVTLAIAADALGPERVRAVMMPFRYTSDISLEDAEAQAVAMGVQYDVYSIEPMYESFMATLAAPFEGTTPDTTEENLQARIRGVLLMSLSNKFGSLVLTTGNKSEMAVGYSTLYGDMAGGFDVLKDVPKTLVFRLAWFRNSVSPVIPERVITRPPSAELAPDQKDEDSLPGYDVLDEILNLYVERDFSADAIIAEGFDQVDVNRVIRLVDINEYKRRQAPIGVRITERGFGKDRRYPITSGWKSGN; encoded by the coding sequence ATGTCTGTTTCCGGGCGCACCCTGCTTTCTAATGCATCGCACCGCAAGCTGCGGATTGTGATGGCCCAGATTGATTTTCTGGTTGGGGATATTCCCGGCAACACCGGGCTGGTCATTGACGCTGCGGAGCGAGCTTGCTCCGGGCTCCAGGCAGATATCGTCGTTTTTCCTGAGCTTTGCATTACCGGATATCCGCCTGAGGATTTGTTACTGCGCCCCAGTATGGATCTCAGAGTGAGCGAGGCGCTGGAGCGGCTGCAAGCTGCAGACATTGGCGCGGCAATCGTTATTGGCGCACCTTTGAGGGTTGATGGCCTGCTTTACAATGCCGCCGTTGTGATTGAAAACGGCCAGGTCACCGGTCGCTACTTCAAGCGGTTCCCCCCCAATTACCAGGTTTTTGATGAGAAACGCTATTTCTCGGATGGTAAGGCTGCGGCGGTGGTTGAGATCTGTGGTGTGCCGGTGGGCCTTACCGTTTGCGAAGATATCTGGTCAGATGGCCCTGTGGAAGACTCTGCATCTGCAGGCGCGCGGTTGATCATCAATCTGAATGCCTCACCCTATGATATCGGTAAGCAGGAGCGGAGAAAGGCGCTGCTTGAACGCAAGTCGCGCGAGAATCGCGTGAGTATTGTCTATGTAAACCTGGTGGGGGCTCAGGATGAACTGGTGTTCGACGGCGGCTCGATGGTTTATGACCATTCCGGCACGCTTGCTGTGGAGGCTCCCCAGTTCAAAGATGGCCTGTTTCCGGTCGATTTCCTCTGTGACCATCATTGCCAGCCTGCGTCTCAGTTATTGCCTGACACGCCTTCGCTTGAAGCAAACGTTTACAATGCGCTTGTAACCGGCGTGCGTGACTATGTAAATAAAAATGGTTTCAAGTCGGTAGTGCTTGGCCTTTCTGGCGGTATTGATTCCGCCGTAACCCTGGCCATTGCTGCAGATGCGCTGGGGCCTGAGCGTGTCCGGGCCGTTATGATGCCTTTCAGGTACACATCGGATATCAGTCTTGAAGACGCGGAAGCTCAGGCTGTGGCCATGGGTGTACAGTATGATGTGTATTCGATTGAGCCGATGTACGAATCTTTCATGGCAACACTTGCGGCGCCATTTGAAGGGACGACTCCTGACACTACAGAAGAGAATCTGCAGGCACGCATTCGTGGTGTATTGCTTATGTCGCTATCCAACAAGTTTGGCTCGCTGGTGCTGACAACCGGAAATAAAAGCGAAATGGCCGTGGGGTACTCCACTCTGTATGGTGATATGGCTGGCGGGTTTGATGTGCTAAAGGATGTGCCCAAAACGCTGGTGTTTCGTCTTGCCTGGTTCCGTAATTCAGTGTCGCCAGTGATTCCCGAGAGGGTTATTACGCGTCCGCCATCAGCAGAGCTGGCTCCGGATCAGAAAGATGAAGACAGCCTTCCCGGCTATGACGTGCTGGACGAGATTCTTAATCTCTACGTGGAGAGGGATTTCAGTGCAGATGCAATT
- a CDS encoding sigma-54-dependent transcriptional regulator, which yields MTTHTALIVDDEPDIRDLLEITLTRMGIKTLTAPDLGSALKLLEQHTPQLCLTDMNLPDGNGIELVQWIQKNRPDTPVAVITAHGNMDTAIESLKAGAFDFVSKPVELPRLRELVNSALKLSEPSPEINDAGDDPGLLLGNSTQIKKLRNQTRKLSRSQAPVFISGESGSGKELVARMIHLQGPRSDKPFIAVNCGAIPSELMESEFFGHKKGSFTGAVENKDGLFRSADGGTLFLDEVADLPLAMQVKLLRAIQEKAVRPVGDTKELPVDIRLLSATHKNLAELVQEGSFRQDLFYRINVIELAVPPLRDRKDDIGLLANHILERIAREYECDKATLTQDAISRLKEHDFPGNVRELENILERAFTLCDAEKISASDLHLGNGLHNEADSLNDGTMSDTSSALVPEGDIDLEGYLESIERQAIEKALEATRWNKTAAAKKLGISFRALRYRLKKLEME from the coding sequence ATGACCACTCACACAGCGCTGATTGTTGACGACGAACCCGACATCCGGGATCTCCTTGAAATTACGCTCACCCGTATGGGCATTAAAACCCTGACCGCTCCAGACCTTGGCAGTGCGCTCAAGCTGTTGGAACAACATACGCCGCAGCTCTGCCTGACGGATATGAACCTGCCTGATGGCAATGGCATTGAGCTGGTGCAGTGGATCCAGAAGAACCGGCCAGACACACCGGTTGCCGTTATCACCGCCCATGGCAATATGGACACAGCGATCGAATCCCTGAAAGCCGGCGCGTTCGATTTTGTATCCAAACCCGTTGAACTCCCAAGACTTCGTGAGCTCGTGAACAGTGCTCTGAAGCTATCGGAGCCAAGCCCGGAGATTAATGACGCCGGTGATGACCCAGGCCTCCTGCTTGGCAACTCCACACAGATTAAAAAACTACGCAACCAGACCCGCAAGCTCTCACGAAGCCAGGCACCGGTTTTTATCAGCGGAGAATCTGGCAGCGGTAAAGAACTGGTAGCGAGAATGATTCACCTTCAGGGCCCCCGCAGTGACAAGCCTTTTATTGCTGTTAACTGCGGAGCGATCCCTTCCGAGCTGATGGAAAGTGAATTTTTCGGGCACAAGAAAGGCAGTTTTACGGGCGCAGTTGAAAACAAGGATGGGCTATTCCGTTCCGCTGACGGCGGCACACTGTTTTTGGACGAGGTAGCAGACCTGCCTCTCGCCATGCAGGTAAAACTACTACGCGCCATTCAGGAAAAGGCTGTTCGCCCAGTAGGCGATACCAAAGAACTGCCTGTCGATATCAGATTACTGAGCGCAACTCACAAAAATCTGGCTGAACTTGTTCAGGAAGGGAGCTTCCGGCAGGATCTGTTTTACCGGATTAATGTAATCGAGCTTGCAGTCCCTCCCCTGCGGGATCGCAAGGACGATATCGGGCTTCTGGCCAACCACATCCTTGAACGCATTGCCCGGGAATACGAGTGCGACAAGGCAACGCTCACCCAGGACGCGATCAGCAGGCTGAAAGAGCACGATTTCCCGGGCAACGTGCGGGAACTGGAAAATATTCTTGAGCGCGCCTTCACCTTGTGTGACGCTGAAAAAATCAGCGCCTCCGACCTGCACCTTGGCAATGGCCTGCATAACGAGGCGGACAGCCTAAACGACGGAACTATGTCTGACACCAGCTCAGCCCTGGTACCAGAGGGGGACATTGATCTGGAAGGGTATCTGGAGTCTATCGAGCGCCAGGCCATTGAGAAGGCTCTGGAAGCGACTCGCTGGAACAAGACTGCAGCAGCAAAAAAACTCGGAATCAGCTTTCGTGCACTGCGATACCGCTTGAAGAAGCTGGAAATGGAGTGA
- a CDS encoding GspH/FimT family pseudopilin yields the protein MQTPKLSQGFTLTELAVTLLLIGLLAGLAGNSWTSLVSSTRHVSAINETHRVFAFARSYAINKRVLTTICPLSSSMTCTDDWNKPVSVFPDEDNDKRPDGGKIHRISHLANSNLDFYSRTAGRGYFQFSPDGMSHGTMGSLIICSRSSKDPVEISYLALNIGGRLRHLRDDNGDGVIKLPWGVSLTCPKT from the coding sequence ATGCAAACCCCAAAACTGTCTCAGGGATTTACCCTGACAGAGCTCGCCGTAACCCTGTTACTCATTGGTCTCCTGGCCGGACTGGCAGGCAACTCCTGGACATCTCTGGTCTCCTCAACCCGCCACGTCAGCGCCATTAACGAGACGCACCGGGTGTTTGCTTTTGCCCGCTCCTACGCCATTAACAAAAGAGTCCTGACGACGATTTGCCCACTATCCAGCTCAATGACCTGCACGGATGACTGGAACAAGCCTGTATCTGTATTCCCCGACGAAGATAACGACAAGCGCCCGGACGGCGGAAAGATCCACCGGATCAGTCACCTCGCTAATAGCAACCTGGATTTTTACTCAAGAACTGCTGGCAGGGGATACTTTCAGTTCTCACCAGACGGGATGAGCCACGGCACCATGGGCAGCCTGATCATCTGCTCCCGGTCAAGCAAAGACCCTGTCGAGATCAGCTACCTTGCTCTTAACATTGGGGGCCGTTTACGACATCTGCGTGATGACAATGGTGATGGGGTTATCAAGCTTCCATGGGGTGTCAGCCTGACCTGCCCAAAAACCTAG
- the pilV gene encoding type IV pilus modification protein PilV, with translation MTQAIPMKTKWQSRQISLKKQSGLGLIEILVAVLVLGIGILGVASTQVVSLKMNSQSQSRSQAVLLAEDILDRVRANPDNPAAYALANGSANGGVCNTAFAANGGTVAANDIAAWENSLACLLPEAERTITVAGNTVTVTIDWDQDDATMIPLVVRTEI, from the coding sequence GTGACTCAAGCAATTCCTATGAAAACCAAGTGGCAGAGTCGCCAGATTTCCCTCAAAAAACAATCAGGCCTCGGCCTGATCGAAATTCTTGTCGCTGTTCTGGTATTGGGTATAGGCATACTCGGTGTAGCCTCAACCCAGGTCGTATCTTTGAAAATGAACTCTCAGTCACAAAGCCGGAGCCAGGCAGTTCTGCTTGCAGAAGACATTCTTGACCGCGTTCGGGCCAACCCCGACAACCCTGCGGCTTATGCCTTAGCCAACGGCAGCGCCAATGGCGGGGTATGTAACACAGCATTTGCTGCAAATGGCGGAACCGTGGCCGCGAATGATATTGCCGCCTGGGAAAACAGTCTGGCCTGCCTGCTTCCAGAGGCGGAGCGCACTATCACTGTGGCAGGCAATACAGTTACAGTCACCATCGACTGGGATCAGGATGATGCAACCATGATCCCCCTCGTCGTAAGGACAGAGATCTGA
- a CDS encoding sensor histidine kinase codes for MATDTVSAVSTGKRTSGFQQAKLFRIYNHYRVVISLVLAALLFVDPVNFDTRFRMLDDYQFGVLGYLALNSFISLTLLAGFQPKNRHITLSILLDILILHGLLLASTGVTNGLANLVIVSVAAGNILTPSRTGTFYAALAAICSLSISGWAVLVLDESADEIVRAGSLGILYFAAAFILQNISRRMMKSEALANSRAQSIVELEQINQQIIQRMRTGILVLDRNDHIRLANAAAEELLFGIPTDTEVPATKLRALPQPLKSGLDAWLKNPEKRTEPFQSAPTSPLLQVNFTQLDQERGDQILVFIEDMSKVTQQAQQMKLASLGRLTAGIAHEIRNPLGAISHAAQLMEESPHLDSGDIKMLDIIRRHSRRVNGIIENVLSLSRRKSANADIVDTGNWLKEFRTDFLQTQENAIPATIVKLNAVSAIPEARFDKSQIEQVMVNLCDNGLRYSHQQTGARRIELRAGATADGKRAYVDVRDFGPGIPPGSRHQIFEPFYTTDKGGTGLGLYLAKELCEANQAHLSLVDDNQPGCCFRITFAPPGRMI; via the coding sequence ATGGCGACAGATACAGTATCGGCAGTCAGTACCGGCAAGAGAACCTCCGGCTTCCAGCAGGCTAAGCTGTTTCGCATCTATAACCATTACCGGGTTGTAATCAGCCTGGTTCTGGCCGCCCTGTTGTTTGTTGACCCTGTCAATTTTGATACCCGTTTCCGGATGCTGGATGACTACCAGTTTGGCGTACTGGGTTACCTGGCTCTGAACAGTTTTATTTCGCTCACCCTGCTGGCAGGCTTTCAGCCCAAAAACCGGCATATCACCTTATCAATCCTGCTGGACATCCTGATTCTGCATGGACTGTTACTTGCCAGCACAGGCGTAACCAATGGACTCGCAAACCTCGTTATCGTGTCCGTGGCTGCCGGAAACATTCTTACCCCCAGCCGAACAGGCACCTTCTATGCAGCACTCGCTGCGATCTGCTCACTCAGTATTTCAGGGTGGGCAGTACTGGTACTCGACGAATCCGCTGATGAAATCGTGCGGGCAGGCTCTCTGGGCATTCTGTATTTTGCCGCGGCATTTATCCTGCAGAACATTTCGCGAAGGATGATGAAGAGTGAAGCTCTCGCCAATAGCCGGGCACAAAGCATTGTGGAACTGGAACAGATTAACCAGCAGATTATCCAGCGCATGCGCACCGGCATTCTGGTGCTTGACCGTAACGACCATATCCGTCTGGCGAATGCTGCTGCTGAAGAGCTGCTATTTGGGATTCCCACAGATACGGAAGTGCCCGCCACGAAACTACGGGCCCTTCCACAACCACTCAAATCCGGGCTTGATGCCTGGTTAAAAAACCCCGAAAAGCGCACGGAACCCTTCCAGTCCGCGCCCACTTCGCCTCTGCTACAAGTCAACTTTACTCAGCTTGATCAGGAACGCGGAGACCAGATACTGGTATTTATCGAAGACATGAGCAAAGTAACGCAGCAGGCCCAACAAATGAAACTGGCCTCGCTCGGACGACTGACTGCCGGCATTGCCCACGAAATCCGCAATCCGCTCGGGGCCATCAGTCATGCAGCCCAGCTGATGGAAGAGTCTCCCCACCTCGATAGTGGAGACATTAAAATGCTGGATATTATCCGGCGCCACTCCCGTCGAGTGAACGGTATTATCGAGAATGTGCTCAGTCTTTCACGGCGTAAATCAGCCAATGCTGATATCGTTGACACAGGAAACTGGCTGAAGGAATTCAGAACAGACTTCCTCCAGACTCAGGAAAACGCCATACCTGCGACCATTGTGAAATTAAATGCCGTATCAGCCATACCCGAAGCGCGCTTCGATAAAAGCCAGATTGAACAGGTGATGGTGAATCTGTGTGATAATGGTTTGCGCTACTCCCATCAGCAAACCGGCGCACGCAGAATTGAATTGCGCGCAGGTGCCACTGCAGATGGAAAGCGAGCTTACGTGGATGTAAGGGATTTTGGCCCAGGTATACCTCCGGGCTCTCGCCACCAGATTTTTGAGCCGTTTTACACTACGGATAAAGGCGGTACAGGCCTTGGGCTTTATCTGGCAAAGGAACTGTGCGAGGCTAACCAGGCTCATTTATCCCTGGTGGATGACAACCAACCCGGCTGCTGTTTCCGCATTACCTTTGCGCCCCCAGGACGAATGATCTGA
- a CDS encoding GspH/FimT family pseudopilin — MLKKAAGFTLIELIITMVILAIVAMVAIPGFGNLIEGNRLVSGTNLLASSIKFARTEAIKRGTNVTFSSDGGLGTGWCVHTGDATGDCANDQIRSFESPGNLTFNPSVGFDLVFDRRGFLVPQTAQAFDIYPDNCTSGSSSFRTVRVSPVGRTEIDDNGVCP, encoded by the coding sequence ATGTTGAAAAAAGCAGCAGGTTTCACATTAATTGAACTGATAATAACCATGGTGATTCTCGCCATAGTCGCGATGGTCGCAATTCCCGGTTTTGGTAATTTGATTGAAGGCAACAGGTTAGTATCTGGCACCAATCTTTTGGCATCGTCGATTAAGTTCGCACGAACAGAAGCCATCAAACGCGGCACCAACGTCACCTTTAGCTCAGATGGTGGTTTGGGAACTGGCTGGTGCGTCCATACCGGAGATGCAACAGGAGATTGCGCCAACGATCAAATTCGAAGTTTCGAGTCACCGGGAAATTTGACGTTTAATCCATCTGTCGGCTTCGATCTCGTCTTCGACCGACGTGGCTTTCTGGTTCCACAAACAGCCCAGGCCTTTGACATCTACCCGGATAACTGCACCAGTGGGAGCAGTTCATTTCGGACAGTACGTGTAAGCCCGGTAGGAAGAACTGAAATTGACGATAACGGAGTATGCCCGTGA